From the genome of Sulfitobacter sp. D7, one region includes:
- the sugE gene encoding quaternary ammonium compound efflux SMR transporter SugE yields the protein MAWVYLFFAGLLECGWVIGLKYTQGFTKLQPSVLTVLAMIASFWLLAEAMKDIPVGTAYAVWAGIGAVGVAIIGMTILGEQKDLARVACLLLIVAGIVGLKLVGTTANH from the coding sequence ATGGCTTGGGTTTACTTGTTCTTTGCGGGTCTTCTTGAATGTGGGTGGGTAATTGGTCTGAAATACACTCAAGGCTTCACGAAACTTCAGCCATCTGTCCTGACCGTGCTCGCAATGATCGCAAGCTTCTGGCTCTTGGCTGAAGCAATGAAAGACATTCCCGTAGGTACTGCATATGCCGTTTGGGCAGGTATTGGGGCTGTGGGCGTTGCTATTATTGGAATGACCATCTTGGGAGAGCAAAAAGACTTGGCTCGTGTCGCCTGTCTTCTCTTGATTGTTGCTGGGATTGTTGGGCTGAAACTGGTCGGAACCACGGCCAATCATTAG
- the tnpB gene encoding IS66 family insertion sequence element accessory protein TnpB (TnpB, as the term is used for proteins encoded by IS66 family insertion elements, is considered an accessory protein, since TnpC, encoded by a neighboring gene, is a DDE family transposase.) gives MIPVLADAKIWLAAGVTDMRRGFNGLAAQTAQVLAGDPYSGHLFLFRGRRGDQIKMIWWDGQGACLFTKRLERGRFVWPTASEGKINLSRAQLAMLMEGIDWRMPQKTWRPAMVG, from the coding sequence ATGATCCCTGTTCTGGCGGATGCGAAGATCTGGCTGGCGGCGGGTGTGACGGACATGCGGCGTGGGTTCAACGGTCTGGCGGCACAGACCGCGCAGGTTCTGGCGGGCGATCCCTATTCCGGCCATCTGTTTTTGTTCCGGGGACGGCGAGGTGATCAGATCAAGATGATCTGGTGGGACGGTCAGGGTGCATGCTTGTTCACCAAGCGCTTGGAGCGGGGTCGGTTTGTCTGGCCCACGGCCAGCGAGGGTAAAATCAACCTGAGCCGCGCGCAGTTGGCCATGCTGATGGAAGGCATAGACTGGCGCATGCCGCAGAAGACATGGCGGCCCGCGATGGTGGGCTGA
- a CDS encoding helix-turn-helix domain-containing protein, producing MNALRKEAFFDRLPDEVEIKNAEQLRTIVASQIKEGEPTKLSLALEDGEVRTVTLAPALTASLLEVLRLVSSGRGFRMIPVESELTTQQAADLLNVSRPFLVKLLEEGEIPFAKTGRHRRVRADDLFTYKEKRDASRSDALSDLAAMDAEEGLV from the coding sequence ATGAACGCCCTCAGAAAAGAGGCGTTCTTTGATCGTTTGCCCGACGAGGTAGAGATCAAGAACGCCGAACAACTCAGAACGATTGTGGCCTCCCAGATCAAGGAAGGCGAACCGACAAAGCTGTCGCTCGCCCTGGAAGACGGCGAAGTTCGCACCGTGACGCTTGCGCCGGCCTTGACGGCTTCGCTACTCGAAGTGCTGCGGCTTGTCTCGAGCGGTCGCGGGTTTCGGATGATCCCCGTCGAGTCAGAGCTGACCACGCAGCAGGCGGCGGACCTTCTCAATGTGTCCCGGCCGTTCCTAGTGAAGCTTCTCGAGGAAGGCGAGATTCCCTTTGCGAAGACCGGCCGTCATCGCCGGGTTCGTGCCGACGACCTCTTTACCTACAAGGAGAAGCGTGACGCGTCTCGCTCTGATGCTTTGAGTGACCTTGCTGCAATGGATGCGGAAGAAGGTCTTGTATGA
- a CDS encoding PIN domain-containing protein — MSRHADRFTALLDACVLGGALRRNMLLSLAEAGLFRPRWSSRILDETQKAITQITKGETDGSRQRAAIEAAFPEALVTGYEIFEDKLALPDPNDNHVLAAAIATSASVIVTDNLADFPSAVLDPHSIQAISADDFIADTIELDPSEAIMALRRMRERFKNPALDVATLIHKSEAQGLLQVATFMDEYQSFL; from the coding sequence ATGAGCCGACACGCTGATCGGTTCACGGCGCTCCTCGATGCCTGCGTCCTGGGCGGAGCGCTTCGCAGAAACATGCTCCTGAGCCTGGCCGAGGCTGGTTTGTTCCGGCCTCGGTGGAGCAGTCGCATCCTTGACGAGACTCAGAAAGCGATCACCCAGATCACCAAGGGCGAAACCGATGGGTCCCGGCAAAGGGCGGCAATCGAGGCAGCATTCCCTGAAGCTCTGGTGACTGGTTATGAGATCTTCGAAGACAAGCTCGCGTTACCCGACCCCAACGACAACCACGTGCTGGCAGCGGCCATCGCGACGTCTGCTTCAGTCATCGTGACGGACAATCTTGCCGACTTTCCTTCCGCGGTTCTGGACCCGCACTCCATCCAGGCGATTTCCGCCGACGACTTCATCGCCGATACAATCGAGTTGGATCCCTCCGAGGCCATAATGGCCCTGCGCCGGATGAGGGAGCGCTTCAAGAATCCGGCGCTCGATGTCGCGACATTGATCCACAAGTCCGAAGCGCAGGGCTTGTTGCAGGTCGCAACCTTCATGGACGAGTACCAGTCGTTCTTGTGA
- the tnpC gene encoding IS66 family transposase, giving the protein MRKTPPNLADLPPDVQAFVAAQAAELARKDAELLGQSLSHASAQKRLKDEMEAALAAERTAHARAIQSRDTLIADLRLQLHGHKKHRFGSKSESSAQLALELILEELEIEQAAETEGDGEGQTSSEADVPKPPRTPRKRKPFPKGLKRVKKTITPGETCEDCGGRFRELGTDVLEELEYVPGHYIVNQINRPRLACSCCDKVVQAEMPSRPIPKSFVGPALMAHILCCKYGYHLPLYRQSQMFENEGIDLSGSLMALWVGKCTKLLERVADAIRDHVFEAQAIFMDDTTVKLLQKGKGRGKNKSKTARLWVYARDESAWSGAAPPAVWYQFSTNRGAEHPSEHLKSYTGYAHADAYAGYNDAYRTGRIKEMACMAHVRREFYALYESLKLPVAGEAVLRIRKLYDVETQARFLPPHERVALRQELAKPIFDDLEIWLKEQLGKISGKTPLAKAIRYALARLPKARPYLDNGFLEIDNNTAERAVRPVAVGRKNYLFMGSEAGGKSAAIAYTLIETAKMNNVNPEAWLAWVLERIQDHPVNRIPLLLPWASQGMINAQNAEVGDQHAA; this is encoded by the coding sequence ATGCGTAAGACCCCTCCAAATCTGGCTGATCTGCCACCTGACGTGCAGGCCTTTGTAGCCGCACAAGCGGCGGAACTGGCCCGTAAGGATGCGGAGTTGTTGGGCCAATCGTTGAGCCATGCCTCCGCCCAAAAACGCCTCAAGGATGAGATGGAAGCCGCCCTTGCTGCCGAGCGCACCGCCCATGCGCGGGCCATCCAGAGCCGAGATACCCTCATTGCTGATCTGCGCTTGCAATTGCATGGTCACAAAAAGCACCGCTTTGGGTCAAAGTCGGAAAGCAGCGCGCAACTGGCGCTGGAACTGATCCTCGAAGAGTTGGAGATCGAGCAAGCCGCAGAGACTGAAGGTGATGGTGAGGGCCAGACGTCTTCCGAGGCAGACGTCCCAAAGCCGCCGCGCACCCCGCGCAAACGCAAGCCTTTCCCAAAGGGGCTTAAGCGGGTCAAGAAGACCATCACCCCCGGTGAGACCTGTGAAGACTGTGGTGGCCGCTTCAGGGAGCTGGGAACAGATGTTCTGGAAGAGTTGGAATATGTTCCAGGCCATTACATCGTCAATCAGATCAACCGCCCGCGTTTGGCCTGTAGCTGCTGTGACAAGGTGGTTCAGGCGGAGATGCCAAGCCGCCCCATCCCCAAGAGCTTTGTGGGTCCCGCGCTGATGGCGCATATCCTGTGCTGCAAATACGGCTATCACCTGCCGCTCTATCGCCAAAGCCAGATGTTTGAGAACGAAGGCATCGACCTGAGCGGATCGCTCATGGCCCTCTGGGTGGGCAAATGCACCAAGCTGCTTGAACGCGTGGCAGATGCCATCCGTGACCATGTGTTTGAGGCACAAGCCATCTTCATGGATGATACCACGGTCAAGCTGCTCCAGAAGGGCAAAGGGCGTGGCAAAAACAAGAGCAAAACCGCACGGCTATGGGTCTATGCCCGAGATGAGAGCGCCTGGTCCGGGGCCGCGCCACCCGCCGTGTGGTATCAGTTCTCCACCAACCGAGGTGCGGAACACCCGAGCGAACATCTCAAATCCTACACGGGCTACGCCCATGCGGACGCCTATGCAGGCTATAACGATGCCTACCGCACGGGGCGCATCAAGGAGATGGCCTGTATGGCCCATGTGCGACGGGAGTTTTATGCCCTGTATGAAAGCCTGAAGCTGCCTGTGGCGGGCGAAGCGGTCTTGCGCATTCGAAAGCTCTATGACGTTGAAACACAGGCACGGTTCCTACCACCCCATGAGCGCGTGGCCCTGCGTCAGGAACTCGCCAAGCCCATCTTTGATGATCTGGAGATCTGGCTCAAGGAGCAGTTGGGTAAAATCTCCGGCAAGACGCCACTGGCTAAGGCCATCCGATATGCCCTCGCGCGCCTGCCAAAGGCACGGCCTTATCTCGACAACGGCTTCTTGGAAATCGACAATAACACAGCCGAGCGGGCAGTGCGTCCTGTGGCCGTTGGAAGAAAGAACTACCTCTTCATGGGGTCAGAGGCAGGCGGCAAATCCGCAGCAATCGCCTATACTCTCATCGAGACCGCAAAGATGAACAACGTCAATCCCGAAGCCTGGCTCGCTTGGGTGCTCGAACGCATCCAGGATCATCCCGTCAATCGCATCCCCCTGTTGCTACCTTGGGCATCTCAGGGCATGATCAACGCGCAGAATGCTGAGGTCGGGGATCAACACGCCGCCTGA
- the tnpA gene encoding IS66-like element accessory protein TnpA — MSKRRVGRGSKYSDEFKRRLVAESQADGVSVPMVSRRHGVPTSRIYSWRSDDRFQPDGSDDAGFMPVEISGGDHDAVPMLPEARPTASSRIEITLENGRKLSVSDGVDAGFVLELARGLAA, encoded by the coding sequence ATGAGTAAACGGCGGGTTGGGCGGGGTTCCAAATACTCGGATGAGTTCAAGCGGCGGTTGGTGGCAGAGAGCCAAGCCGATGGTGTCAGTGTGCCGATGGTTTCTCGCCGTCATGGCGTGCCGACAAGCCGGATTTATTCGTGGCGCAGCGATGACAGGTTTCAACCCGATGGGTCTGATGATGCCGGGTTCATGCCTGTTGAGATTTCAGGCGGCGATCACGATGCAGTACCGATGCTGCCGGAAGCGCGGCCTACAGCCAGCTCCCGGATAGAGATCACGCTGGAGAATGGGCGCAAGCTGAGCGTTAGCGACGGGGTTGATGCTGGCTTTGTGCTGGAACTGGCGCGGGGGCTGGCGGCATGA